Within the Dreissena polymorpha isolate Duluth1 unplaced genomic scaffold, UMN_Dpol_1.0 chrUn006, whole genome shotgun sequence genome, the region agaattgacaaataagtcttaactgggatccaataggcagactttcatattacttgtatttaatttaaatcatgatctgaattgctctttggcaaatctttgttggtcacagtattcaactgaattttgttcactttgtagtgataatattttctatatttatcagacaacatctttcttcaaaagtttaacatgattgcttggttaatttagaaacaagatcaatgcatcataacataaaatgaaaaaatgtgtaatagtaaaaatggcagcaaaaaagcactagattatctgccttaaatctgagacgatatgttgatgtatgggaatttctcataaataatgtgctccatagttgtataattgtatagtcgcatgcatgagtggtgtcaatgtcacaataccaattaaagcctataatttactaaaacaatttgaagtttgatgtgagtttttttcaagatctgttatatataattatatatatatgtatatatatattgatgaaaagttaacatgcaataagtttactgtaattaagtgacaaatagttttactgatttggttggatgcatatatgcagatatatcatggtttgtgcagaggacagttaacaagagctgtctccgtaggatgacatacgcccccgataaaggctttaatagaagttatgagcatttttcaaaacctaaaagccgaccctaagttcaaggtcaaaggggtaaaaatttgtgtgtgtatgggaaggccttgtccatatacacatgcataccaaatatgaatgttacatctgaagcgacatagaagttatgagcattttttgaaacctaaatgcaaagtgtgacggatagacagacggacagtgcgatcactatatgccctcctttgggggcataaaaatgtgtttcacattgttttggtaaattagtaatgtagttaaaagaacagaatcatcaattataaagttattgattataaagtgttgctggcatatttgatgcattcatgtagctataagaaggtccctgttttatccccactggcaccgagtgagggttctcaaaatctttaaacaatatgaataactacatatagggtcgagagccttgttgatatgggggctaaacacctgaaatcaaagcgacccaggttaaaggccgaggccaaattaataaaccagaggccgcatgagcctgctatactctgaacaagtattgtttcttctcagaaaactggcttaagtgtcttactaagctttagactttgagtttcagtgcaatcaatctaaaataaattggtcaaattaaataataatttgtaaaaaataaacattctgcacaaattcaattatttactttacctgtgtgcatgaatcatttcagtcttgatggttagtgaactatgtcaaaagcaccatatctatgaaacacttgtttttttaatattgcaatgttccacagaaatgctgctgatgattattctacacgatgatgaattattagatatatttctaaattccatttccaccaacaattcggttattccactaccagttcacatgtttcatacacagttgaaaataacactatttcactcaacaaccgtgacacatgtactcaatttttcaacttttcgcaattaaaattgtcttctactgttattgttgttgttgtacttttgaaagtagttcgaaagatggcgaccattaacccagagattgatttatgaaataaatcgtctgctgatccagagtggaccgttagccacgaggcctatcttacggaggaatccgagatagccgatgtatcacgattggagGTTGACTGTGAAggtaaattgtttttgaaatGGAATGGGTTAAATGCCACATGTAATCAAagatctataggtctttgatgtAATTCAAAAGCAACAACCGCTGCTGCCCATATAATGTATTCCTAGAGGGCATCGGGCAGACAGTAATACATTAACAATTTGCTAAATAATTATGATACCCGAAAGGCTTGCACACAGTTTTGTTCAAAGCTAGTTCTGGCTACCGTAACTTTAAatatcgctttttatgatttttgactggcgcgaatttatgtcaatactatataaactgtacgctgaagtttctttagctagttcAAAGCACATATACTAAGTACCGGTATTTGCATACATTACCCCGGTATTTATGGTAGTACCCGGCATCAAAGTAGATGTCTGTCTATCCGAAATTTTTGTTAGATATGGTAATCTCCAACGAAAAATTATCACGAATAAACATTCGTATAGTGGTAACTACGgttacattttttgttatttgttatttcagtaaaatatatataggATTTTAAGTGCaatgattacaaaaatacacaaCATTATACACTTTTCTTCTTCACAAAagcatttaaacatgttaatagtTTTGCAGGAAATACATACCATTGAATGCAAGTTATATCCATTTATCTAATAGCTACACGTTACACGTATTAGCAGAGAGACTATTTTTGTTAGCATTTTTAACTATATTGACTAACACTGAATTGTAACACGTCTGACGTACCGGTacattattttactttataaCTCAGGATGGTGTTTGCATCTTGCGTTTAATTTGATCGGactatattaatgataataagcTTACGTGTTTAAACTGAATCGAATCTAACCCTTTAAATTTACACTGAAAAACGCGAaagatattttaaattttattacaaTAGTGTCACAAaaatcacaggcagcagtatcataaaaagaatgcccccccccccctgaccaTACCCCTCCccccaactcccccccccccccgagcttaccccaggggttccagattgttaaatgtaaacctattgtgtatggtttaacttgttgcattttgtcggcaactgcatgggaacatgtgtgttttcggtgaaaaaggtcacgttcagtgttccacaatctttcagcaatagacatatagtacgtttcataccttgtgtatatataatacctataagaggGGCATTTTcctaaactgttattttttgtcaatattcgttgttggaaagttaaaccatacacaataggtgtacattttaCAATCTGGAACCCATGGGGTAAGCTCGGGAgggggggggcaattttttttttatgatactgctgcctgtgaccaaaatataaaaaaattcattcGATAAGCCGCTTATCTTTACAAGAAATTAATTAACGTTTTAAtgattcatttaaatgaagtatcgAGTGCCTAATTCCCTAACGATTCTTCCAATTTTAGCGTTTTGTTTATTTAAGCTCAGTGGAAAATTAAAAGATACCAGTCTAAAAACTACCTTTACACATTCCCGTATCTTTAAGCATTTTATTGGCCAAATGTGTGATAAAAAGTGTTATCAAAATAACCTGCGACTGAGATGTATTTTAAGAAGGTAGCTAGTTGATGTTGGTTTTTTATTGCATACAACAATCTCCTTAATCGGTGTGTGTTGTTCTATAGTTAACGAGAACGAGTATGTTTATAAGTTTTATAAGTTACAGCTTAAAAAACAAACCTTTAGTAAAAATTGAGCTACACATACTTTACTTTACATATAGTGTTGGGGCATCACTGGTTACCTAGCAACCAGCTCCATGAGCTCTCTCCATTCCTCTCGTCTATCCAAAGACTTATAGAATAGGTCTTTGGTCTATCGAATAGTCTCAAGGCAAGGCTAAGCCTCAACCCTGCCTATTCTGAGATGTTATCTTTCCAACGTTTCTTTTGTCTGCCTATCGTCCGTCCTCCCTGTCCTCTAccaagcacaggctaatctgggatgacactttacgcacatgcattatgcccagttttctcagaacacgactcacataATAATTGAATACAAAAGATCGGAGAGTTTGTTGATGGCGCTAATAGGGACACAGACAACACACGAATGTTTATCGGAGACACAGTGCACAAATTTTATCTTTGTTTGGGCGCAAATGGAATGTTTTCTTGAGGCATTTTGTATACGAGTGTGCAGAGAAAAGAACAACCcaataatattaacaaattataaaataatgaacATAATCTATGTTCAGTTTAAAGACTGCTTACCGGTAATCAATATCCTGTATTCATATTAAGGTCAAATACCGGTCAAGTTGTTTTTTTCCCGGAAGAGTCTCATGGGGTAGGTATGTATGCAAAATATGCGTACTTCATTTATGATACATGCTTAAGTTACTTGTCCAGTATGATTTAATACAGCAAACATGATAGACATGTACGAGTTTTGCGTTGTAAGCCAAGCGTTAGCTTAGTATGTTGAACCATACGAAGTTTAGGCTCTGTGCGAACAAATGGGGTCGTTGGGTTAGTGATAACAAACCTTTATAAGATAATGTATATCTCAGATTAAGTGCTATGGGTGTTTGCAGTTCGTGAAAATATCCATTGACCTTGTATTTGTGGGTTTCAGGTATAAGCAGCCATGAAAAAATCATATCCCGCCCCGTCCAAGGCGCCTGGTTTTCAACAGGTTCAACGAATGTTTATTTTCAACCGCTTGCACAATTTCCGGAAGTGTATTATGTTGTGTGTAATACTGTTGATCGCCATGGTGATTTACACATTTCCTTATAAATCATTGATAAAGATCAGAGAGCCTGGACTTGCGATCCAGTACAGACCGTGTAAAATTCATGACCTTGACCCTTGGGACAAGGTCATGGCGTACTACTTAAAAGACCCACCGCCCGCGTATTGCGAAAAGGCTGGAAACTCCTTAATGTTTGTGGATGACAACGGAATGTTGAGGTATAATGATTCCGCCATCAAATTGTATTCACTGACGTCACTGACATGCGTGTACCACGTGATAACACGTAAGACTGACGATTTTAGCATTTCAGTAGGAGCTGCCGTTGAATTCATACCCCCAGTATTCATCGAAGCCCGTGTGTTCAAGGTTGTCTGTCATGATTCCAGTTCTGTTAAGGTTTATGACTTCGTTCACGCGAATGTTGTTTGGATAGAATCCGTGGAGCGACAGAAAGAAATAAAGCGCGAATCAGACAATGAGTACAGTATAATTTATTTTGGTCTGGATTCAGCTTCGCGATCACACGCCATCCGAAAATTACCTAAATCGATCAAATATTTGACGGAAACGCTAGGAGCGTACGATTTCAAAGGTTTCATGAAGGTTGCGCTCAATTCTTTTCCAAATATGATCCCATTGTTAACGGGGACCCAAGACAGTGGCTATCACAAAGAGAACATTCTTAAAATGCACCTTGATGGAATCCCGTTTATTTGGAAGGAGCCGGAAATGACGTCATACGCTTCACTGTACGCAGAAGACAGACCGGATATTTCTACTTTTAACTACCTCCACTCCGGTTTCAGAGACTCTCCCGTAGATTACTACTTTCGTGTTTTCGCACTTGGAATGCACACTATTGAACCGACAATAATGAAACCCCTGGGAAAATCCGACTGGTGGTGCTATGGCAACAAACATCACTATTTAGTGCAGATCGATTACTTGAAGCAGTTTTTAACCAAATACAGTGGCCGGAAGCGTTTTGCTTTCTTTTGGAACAATCAAATAGGCCATGAAACGTTTACGTCTCTTGGAAATGGAGACCAGCCTTTGTATGAGTTTTTGCAGTggatgaaaagtcaaggtcatttaaataGGTCAATCGTGATTATCGGAAGTGACCATGGTTTCCGGCTCGGGGGAGCAAGTACCACATACACAGGTAGACTCGAAAACAATATGCCTATGATGATGGTGTATTTACCAGATTCTCTAAAAAAGAAGTTTCCGTGGATACCggaaaatatgaaacaaaacacTGATAAACTAATATCACCTTTTGATATATACGCTACTATGCTTGATATTATTAAAGGTAATTATGAAGAAACTCTTTGCAAAGAAGTATCCCGGGAATTAACGCACCGAAGTTTATTCGGAAAAATTCCAAAGTCTCGGTCATGCGCTGATGCGGGTATTGGCGAACAGTACTGTTCTTGCTATGATGCGCAAACAGCCTCGGTTTCGAACCCACTGGTGCATAAAATAGGCGCAAAAATTGTGTCACATATCAATGCAATGTTAAGTAACCACAAATCAGTGTGCAGAACTTTAGAGTTAAAAAATATTACggaggtcaaggtcatatatgcTGCTGAAGGTGACTGGGACAATGAACCTATTCACAGGAAACCTGGGTTTTTTAAACGGTTACTAGGCGACACAGAGACCGACGAATCGGGTCGCTACACATTAATGCTTTACACAAGCCCCAACGAGGGTCTTATAGAGGGAATGGTCGACTACGAAAAGAAGGCAACAACCGGTGAGAAGTATACAAAGACGATCGGTGAGAAGAATAAAATGACGGTGATAGGGAATCCAGTCCGCTCTAACAGATATGGGAACCAGTCTCATTGTATTGACGACCCCACGCTCCGACAATATTGCCTGTGCTTCGATATACCTTTGTAAATATTAAGTGTACCTATAGTGTGCTTCACCAATGGATCTATGTATAATTTTGTTGTTTATACTCTGCCTCACAATGAAGCTCTGTACATTTGCTATGAAATGTTTACTATTCATCACCAAAATTACTTTTTTACAAGCTTTATTAATACAGTAATATTATTCAGATTTATGTCTTATGGTTTGTTTATGGGTATTCACCTTTACTCTCATGAATACCATTTAAAGtgaactttaaaaataaataaataaaacaaacaagaaactaTATCAGTAGATAAATGGCTGCTGTTACCATACTTGTATAAAAGAGCACGATCTATAAACATACAATGATCAAAGCTGCGAGCACCGCCTTGGAACCGTCAACACCGCAAGGGGGTTCAAACTGGGTTGAGGGCTTGCCGAACATCACACATAGCCTGAAATTAATCACATACTAAACGCGTCCAAGTTATTAGTATACgcttataaagaaatattgtcgTTCTACAAAAATATATTACACTTTCAAGTCAGCGATGTATATACACACCATTCTGAAAACAAATCATGTGTAAGAAAGATCTTAAATACCTTTCATCTACATAACAAAGGATAGCTTTACTGTGTACAGCCACTGAAGACTGAAATATGacaatattgaacatatatgtACGTGATACCTACTACTGCAGtatgagatacatgtactttacaaaatatatttaaattatgtcCTCCGAGGACAAAATTTCCACACCCTAGTGGTTACATGATTGATATTGAATAGAAACGACAGTTATGACTTATATACTTGAATACTTATATGTACGATTTTCACAGATTatcgtattttttaaatatatcattactTTAATATACTAGCACTAACAAAAcagtattttttataataaaaatcacaatcCTCCTGCTTTTAAATGTGAAATGTAGTATTAACATAAAACCGGTAGGACACGCTTTTAATAAACTATCTATAAAAAAACTCTTTACAGACGCTTTGTAATGTTTAAGATTTCGATTGCTGATcatcaataaacaaacatatatatgtttGATGTTTTAAGTCAGGTGTGTTATTTTGCACaaacatatatatgtttaatgttttaagtcAGGTGTGTTATTTTGCTTGTGTTGCTTGATCTACAGATTTGTGTATGCACTGACCTACGTTAAGAATTAATGTCGACGCAAACAGAAACAAAATGACAATACCTTCCACATTATTTGCCCCATGTTATGTTCCCtattcccaggggcataatttgaaaaaacttagtagagaactattagatgtcactgcctaccaaatttgatagaaataggccaagtggttatggacaagaagattttctatagtttgcacaaaatgggcccaatataagcatatgttcaattttgtgacccctaggGAACGGTCAagtttgatcccaggggcttaatttgaacaaacttggtagaggactataagatggcattacataccaaatttggtagccctatgccatacggttatggactagaagattgttaaagtttgcacaaaataggagttatataagcaaattttcgattttttgactccccagggcggggtcaaatttgaccccaggggcataatttgaacaaacttggtagaggactattagatgtcactacataccaaatttggtagccttaggcccaatggttatggacaagaagatttttaaagttttcacaaaataggccttatatagcaaattttcaattttttaaccccccgggacagagtcaaatttgaccccaggggcttaatttgaacaaacttggtagaggacaataagatgtcactacataccaaatttggtagcccttggcccaatggttatggacaagaaatttttaaagttttcacaaaataggccttatgtaagtaaatgttcaattgtttgaccccccggggcagggtcaaatgtgaccccaggggcataatttgaacaaacttggtagaagactataagatgtcactacatagcaaatttggtagccctaggcccaatggttatggttaaaaagatttttaaagtttgcacaaagtaggccttataaaagcaaattttcaattttttaacccccccccccccggggcaggttcaaatttgaccccaggggcatagtttgaacaaacttggtagaaaactataagatgtcactacatagcaaatttggtagcccttggtctaatggttatggacaagaagatttttaaagtttgcacaaaaaaggccttatatagcaaattttcatttttataaccccccggggcagagtcaaatttgaccacaggggcataatgttaacaaacttggtagaggactataagatgtcactacataccaaatttggtagccctacaccatatggttatggacaagaagatttttaaagtttgcacaaaataggccttatataagcaaattatcAATTTcctgaccccccggggcagggtaaaatttgaccccaggggcataatttgaacaaacttggtagaggactataagatgtcactacataccaagtttggtatccctaggcccaatggttcttgacaagaagatttataaagtttgcacaaaataggccttatataagcaaattttcaattttttgacccccaggggcaaagtca harbors:
- the LOC127863362 gene encoding uncharacterized protein LOC127863362, whose product is MKKSYPAPSKAPGFQQVQRMFIFNRLHNFRKCIMLCVILLIAMVIYTFPYKSLIKIREPGLAIQYRPCKIHDLDPWDKVMAYYLKDPPPAYCEKAGNSLMFVDDNGMLRYNDSAIKLYSLTSLTCVYHVITRKTDDFSISVGAAVEFIPPVFIEARVFKVVCHDSSSVKVYDFVHANVVWIESVERQKEIKRESDNEYSIIYFGLDSASRSHAIRKLPKSIKYLTETLGAYDFKGFMKVALNSFPNMIPLLTGTQDSGYHKENILKMHLDGIPFIWKEPEMTSYASLYAEDRPDISTFNYLHSGFRDSPVDYYFRVFALGMHTIEPTIMKPLGKSDWWCYGNKHHYLVQIDYLKQFLTKYSGRKRFAFFWNNQIGHETFTSLGNGDQPLYEFLQWMKSQGHLNRSIVIIGSDHGFRLGGASTTYTGRLENNMPMMMVYLPDSLKKKFPWIPENMKQNTDKLISPFDIYATMLDIIKGNYEETLCKEVSRELTHRSLFGKIPKSRSCADAGIGEQYCSCYDAQTASVSNPLVHKIGAKIVSHINAMLSNHKSVCRTLELKNITEVKVIYAAEGDWDNEPIHRKPGFFKRLLGDTETDESGRYTLMLYTSPNEGLIEGMVDYEKKATTGEKYTKTIGEKNKMTVIGNPVRSNRYGNQSHCIDDPTLRQYCLCFDIPL